From Anaerolineales bacterium, one genomic window encodes:
- a CDS encoding squalene/phytoene synthase family protein translates to MKTAELARSITRNGSKQTYVTARLMVDRELVDDFLSAYAYFRWVDDVIDVYSRSDQERIAFMERQKIIIEGLFNGETFEDFSEEETIIANLIRHRSSKDEGLASFVRNMLAIIDFDAHRKGRLIKRNELAWYTERLGISVTDGIQYFIGHGHPYSKTNEQYLAATAAHITHLLRDMLLDIADGFVNIPMEYLQAHNIDPYDYTTQAFRAWVKDRVELARRLFIEGKKYLDRLDVLRCKIVGYWYCARFEGVLDLIERDNYVLREVYNERRSIATHLKIGWIGISVTLRHLFRKLTNIISPLSIR, encoded by the coding sequence ATGAAAACCGCAGAACTCGCTCGTTCGATCACCCGAAACGGAAGCAAACAAACGTACGTCACCGCACGTTTAATGGTGGACAGGGAACTCGTGGACGACTTCCTCAGTGCGTATGCGTATTTTCGCTGGGTCGATGATGTGATCGACGTTTATTCTCGCTCCGATCAAGAACGCATCGCCTTCATGGAACGCCAGAAAATAATCATCGAAGGACTTTTTAATGGCGAGACGTTCGAAGACTTTTCAGAAGAAGAAACGATAATCGCCAACCTCATTCGACACCGTTCGTCGAAAGACGAAGGATTGGCATCATTCGTACGCAACATGCTGGCGATCATCGATTTCGATGCCCACCGCAAGGGACGCCTGATCAAACGAAACGAACTTGCCTGGTATACAGAAAGGTTGGGAATATCTGTCACCGATGGCATCCAATATTTTATCGGGCACGGTCATCCTTATTCCAAAACAAACGAACAATATCTGGCCGCCACCGCGGCACACATCACTCACCTTCTGCGGGATATGCTCCTGGACATCGCAGATGGATTTGTCAATATCCCGATGGAATATCTTCAGGCACACAATATTGATCCCTATGACTATACGACTCAAGCATTTCGAGCGTGGGTAAAGGATCGAGTGGAATTGGCCCGACGGTTGTTTATTGAAGGTAAAAAATATCTGGACCGTCTGGATGTACTGCGTTGTAAAATTGTCGGCTATTGGTATTGTGCACGTTTCGAAGGTGTATTGGACTTGATCGAAAGGGATAATTACGTCCTACGCGAGGTGTACAACGAAAGACGGAGTATCGCCACCCATTTGAAAATTGGCTGGATCGGGATCAGCGTCACGCTGCGCCATTTGTTCCGCAAGCTGACGAACATCATCTCCCCTCTAAGTATCCGCTGA